The following are encoded together in the Streptomyces rapamycinicus NRRL 5491 genome:
- a CDS encoding carbamoyltransferase: MIVLGYNGFSRGAELFGRLYGATGVGRNLLVGHDAAAALVIDGEVVAAVEEERLSRVKKTSDFPAHAISWCLNSAGVDLDQVDVFAFPWRFSTTVAEEMISGICDSDMPVAAKFDALRSTGELYTGMLSPDAVYHDFVERTGYELDLNKLTLVPHHLAHLMCGAYLAGGGDAAFLVSDGRAETLSSVMGELRNGVVRQFDESAVPMTSSLGVAFGRITRYLGFVPNNDEYKVMGLAAYGPPPRHNPLLERVVRLHENGSYTISTPRDISAYYALFDDLFGGDSEKREQFDFRVKVAGLAQHMVEAVTAHQVRALTAASGLDTLLFEGGLALNCVANTKMLERSPFTGMEVSFGASDPGVAIGAAVYAAGLRNRPADAVTTPYLGPSYDERQVRGALAEYADRVEWREEPDADSIADRTAELLAGKNVVGWFQGRSEFGPRALGNRSILANPAFPDIKDIINLRVKHREPFRPFAPVILESEAPHVFSMGKKTSSPYMTFVFPVRKEYRERIPGACHVDGTARAQTVDERQNPALARLLRAFTARTDVPCLLNTSFNVAGEPIVCSPRDALECFLATEIDYLVIDRFVITKKGS; this comes from the coding sequence GTGATCGTGCTCGGTTACAACGGATTCAGCAGAGGTGCGGAGCTTTTCGGGCGTCTCTACGGGGCGACTGGTGTCGGCCGTAATCTCTTGGTGGGTCATGACGCCGCGGCGGCTCTGGTGATCGACGGCGAGGTGGTGGCGGCGGTCGAGGAGGAGCGGCTGAGCCGGGTCAAGAAGACCTCCGATTTCCCGGCGCACGCAATCAGCTGGTGTCTGAACTCCGCCGGTGTCGACCTCGACCAGGTGGACGTTTTCGCTTTCCCCTGGCGGTTTTCGACGACGGTGGCCGAGGAGATGATTTCGGGGATATGCGACTCCGACATGCCGGTCGCGGCCAAGTTCGACGCCCTGCGCAGCACGGGTGAGCTCTACACCGGCATGCTCAGCCCCGACGCGGTGTACCACGACTTCGTCGAGCGCACCGGCTACGAACTGGATCTCAACAAGCTCACCCTGGTGCCCCATCATCTGGCCCATCTCATGTGCGGCGCGTACCTGGCCGGCGGGGGTGACGCCGCCTTCCTGGTGAGCGACGGCCGGGCGGAGACGCTGTCCTCCGTCATGGGCGAGCTGCGGAACGGCGTGGTCCGCCAGTTCGACGAGAGCGCGGTCCCCATGACCAGCTCGCTCGGGGTGGCGTTCGGGCGGATCACCCGCTATCTGGGGTTCGTGCCGAACAACGACGAGTACAAGGTCATGGGCCTGGCCGCGTACGGCCCACCGCCGCGCCACAACCCGCTGCTCGAACGCGTGGTGCGGCTGCACGAGAACGGCTCGTACACCATCTCCACCCCCCGCGACATATCGGCGTACTACGCGCTGTTCGACGACCTGTTCGGCGGCGACAGCGAGAAGCGCGAGCAGTTCGACTTCCGCGTCAAGGTCGCCGGGCTGGCACAGCACATGGTCGAGGCCGTCACCGCTCATCAGGTGCGGGCGCTGACCGCGGCCTCCGGTCTGGACACCCTGCTCTTCGAGGGCGGGCTGGCGCTGAACTGCGTGGCCAACACGAAGATGCTGGAGCGGTCGCCGTTCACCGGTATGGAGGTCAGCTTCGGGGCCAGTGATCCCGGGGTCGCCATTGGCGCGGCCGTGTACGCCGCCGGTCTCAGGAACCGGCCGGCCGACGCGGTCACCACGCCCTATCTGGGGCCTTCGTACGACGAGCGGCAGGTCCGGGGCGCGCTGGCGGAGTACGCGGACCGCGTCGAGTGGCGGGAGGAGCCCGACGCCGACTCGATCGCCGACCGGACGGCGGAGCTGCTGGCCGGGAAGAACGTCGTGGGCTGGTTCCAGGGCCGGAGCGAGTTCGGGCCGCGCGCCCTGGGCAACCGCAGCATCCTCGCCAACCCGGCCTTCCCCGACATCAAGGACATCATCAATCTCCGGGTGAAACACCGGGAGCCCTTCCGGCCGTTCGCGCCGGTCATCCTCGAATCGGAGGCCCCCCACGTCTTCTCGATGGGCAAGAAGACCTCGTCGCCGTATATGACCTTCGTCTTCCCGGTGCGGAAGGAGTACCGGGAGCGGATCCCCGGCGCCTGTCACGTGGACGGCACGGCGCGGGCCCAGACGGTGGACGAGCGGCAGAACCCCGCGCTCGCCCGGCTGTTGCGCGCCTTCACGGCGCGGACGGATGTGCCCTGCCT
- a CDS encoding GNAT family N-acetyltransferase, with protein MLRLERLRADHAPALLAFERENREYFARSISDRGDAYFEEFASLHRARLAEQDAGVCHFHVVMDGQGELAGRVNLVDVEEGDAELGYRIGERAAGRGMATAAVQEVCRLAATEYRLATLTAYTALDNVASMTVLGRNGFTVVADAIVGGRPGLRHRRRLGAEPGCGR; from the coding sequence ATGTTGAGGTTGGAACGGCTCCGGGCCGACCACGCGCCCGCCCTGCTGGCCTTCGAGCGCGAGAACCGGGAGTACTTCGCCCGGTCGATCTCGGACCGGGGGGACGCCTACTTCGAGGAGTTCGCCTCCCTGCACCGGGCCCGGCTCGCCGAGCAGGACGCCGGTGTGTGCCACTTCCATGTCGTCATGGACGGCCAGGGGGAGTTGGCCGGCCGCGTCAATCTCGTGGACGTCGAGGAAGGCGACGCCGAACTCGGCTACCGGATCGGCGAGCGCGCCGCGGGCCGGGGGATGGCAACCGCCGCGGTGCAAGAGGTGTGCCGCCTGGCCGCCACGGAGTACCGGCTCGCCACCCTCACCGCCTACACCGCCCTCGACAACGTGGCCTCCATGACCGTGCTCGGCCGCAATGGATTCACCGTCGTGGCGGACGCCATCGTTGGCGGACGCCCCGGCCTGCGCCACCGCCGCCGGCTCGGCGCGGAGCCCGGTTGCGGCCGGTGA
- a CDS encoding 4Fe-4S dicluster domain-containing protein, translating into MVSASTLPLAEGAVIGPDGLTALVDLLRARGYTVVGPTVRDGAIVLQELESAAQLPYGWGVDLEAGQYRLRSRTDGAAFANAAGPQSWKTFLHPARVRQWTAERAGGELVIEADDTAPPRFAFLGVRSCDLRAIAVQDRILTAGPHSDPVYRGRRSGAFLVAVECTEPGGTCFCVSMGTGPAAGPGYDLVLTELVDDEGHRFWIRGGSTEGAEILAELPSEPAPEAVCRAAVDAVTSAAERMGRTMPDTDMQRLMAETLEAPRWDDVAARCLTCGNCTMVCPTCFCTTTEDVTDLTGDHAERWRVWDVCFDLDFSYLPGGPVRATPRSRYRQWLTHKLGTWYDQFGSSGCVGCGRCIVWCPVAIDITEEAAALYDWTRRAEDEPR; encoded by the coding sequence GTGGTGAGTGCGTCGACGCTTCCTTTGGCCGAGGGAGCCGTGATCGGCCCGGACGGGCTGACCGCTCTGGTCGATCTTCTGCGGGCACGCGGTTACACGGTGGTCGGACCCACTGTGCGGGACGGTGCCATTGTCCTGCAGGAGCTGGAATCCGCCGCTCAGCTGCCGTACGGGTGGGGCGTGGACCTCGAAGCCGGGCAGTACCGGCTGCGGTCGCGTACGGATGGCGCGGCGTTCGCCAACGCGGCCGGTCCGCAGTCGTGGAAGACGTTTCTGCACCCCGCCCGGGTCCGCCAGTGGACGGCCGAACGCGCGGGCGGAGAGTTGGTCATCGAGGCGGACGACACCGCGCCTCCCCGTTTCGCGTTCCTCGGTGTCCGCTCCTGCGATCTGCGGGCCATCGCCGTCCAGGACCGGATCCTCACCGCCGGGCCGCACTCCGACCCCGTCTATCGGGGCAGGAGGTCCGGGGCGTTTCTGGTGGCGGTCGAGTGCACCGAGCCCGGTGGGACCTGCTTCTGCGTCTCGATGGGCACTGGTCCCGCCGCCGGGCCCGGGTACGACCTGGTGCTGACCGAGCTGGTCGATGACGAGGGGCACCGGTTCTGGATCCGCGGTGGCAGCACGGAGGGGGCCGAGATCCTGGCGGAGCTGCCGAGCGAACCGGCCCCGGAGGCCGTCTGCCGGGCCGCCGTGGACGCCGTCACGTCCGCCGCCGAGCGGATGGGCCGCACGATGCCGGACACCGACATGCAACGGCTGATGGCGGAAACGCTGGAGGCACCCCGCTGGGACGACGTCGCTGCCCGGTGCCTGACCTGCGGCAACTGCACCATGGTATGTCCCACCTGCTTCTGCACCACCACCGAGGACGTCACGGACCTGACCGGGGACCACGCCGAGCGCTGGCGGGTCTGGGACGTCTGCTTCGACCTGGACTTCTCCTATCTGCCGGGCGGCCCCGTCCGCGCCACGCCGCGCAGCCGCTACCGGCAGTGGCTCACCCACAAACTGGGCACCTGGTACGACCAGTTCGGGTCGTCGGGGTGTGTGGGATGCGGTCGGTGCATTGTCTGGTGTCCGGTCGCCATCGACATCACCGAGGAGGCCGCGGCCCTGTACGACTGGACCCGGCGTGCGGAGGACGAGCCACGATGA
- a CDS encoding cyclic nucleotide-binding domain-containing protein: MTGWPLLLDTLPQVQRDRLFTLADERDFRAGSTLFDEGGVADRFWLIRSGEVALDVYVPGRRAQVVETLGPRQQLGWSWIFPPYRWHLGARALGPVRTWEFPAAEVRELCMADTELGYELMLRCAALIADRLQATRLRLLDLYTPQGSVPS; encoded by the coding sequence ATGACCGGGTGGCCGCTGCTGCTGGACACCCTTCCGCAGGTGCAGCGCGACCGGCTGTTCACGCTCGCCGACGAGCGGGACTTCCGCGCCGGCAGCACCCTGTTCGACGAGGGCGGTGTCGCCGACCGGTTCTGGCTGATCCGTTCCGGCGAGGTCGCCCTGGATGTGTATGTCCCCGGGCGCCGGGCCCAGGTGGTGGAAACCCTGGGGCCGCGGCAGCAGCTCGGATGGTCGTGGATCTTCCCGCCGTACCGCTGGCACCTGGGCGCCCGAGCGTTGGGGCCCGTGCGGACCTGGGAGTTTCCCGCGGCCGAGGTACGTGAGCTGTGCATGGCCGACACGGAGCTCGGATACGAGCTGATGCTGCGGTGCGCGGCGCTGATCGCCGACCGGCTCCAGGCCACCCGGTTGCGGTTGCTCGACCTGTACACGCCGCAGGGAAGCGTCCCGTCGTGA
- a CDS encoding FAD/NAD(P)-binding protein, which translates to MTTVPLPYRVTAVSAETADCVSLEVTPVERALPEFSPGRFAMVYAFGVGEVPISVSATGDGHRLVHTVRAIGAVTGALCRLRAGDAIGLRGPYGTGWDLGAAARSDVLVIAGGIGLAPLRPVVRHVLDHPGHYGRLHVLIGARTPEDLLYGEEPEHWRRASAQVEVTVDRPGPGWRGSVGVVTTLLDRVDWRPDRTAALLCGPEVMIRHTARALLTRGLPTRRIQVSLERNMRCGTGHCGHCQLGPLLLCRDGPVVGYDRARPLLAVREL; encoded by the coding sequence GTGACCACCGTGCCCCTGCCGTACCGGGTGACCGCCGTTTCCGCGGAGACCGCGGACTGTGTGTCGCTCGAGGTGACACCGGTGGAGCGGGCGCTGCCGGAGTTCTCGCCGGGCCGGTTCGCCATGGTGTACGCCTTCGGCGTCGGTGAGGTGCCGATCTCGGTCAGCGCGACCGGTGACGGCCACCGTCTGGTGCACACCGTCCGCGCGATCGGCGCGGTCACCGGCGCGCTGTGCCGGCTCAGGGCCGGGGACGCGATCGGCCTGCGGGGCCCCTACGGCACCGGCTGGGACCTCGGCGCGGCAGCCCGGTCGGACGTCCTGGTGATCGCCGGTGGCATCGGGCTCGCCCCGCTGCGCCCGGTGGTGCGCCATGTGCTCGACCACCCCGGGCACTACGGCCGCCTTCATGTGCTGATCGGGGCCCGCACCCCTGAGGATCTGCTCTATGGGGAGGAACCGGAGCACTGGCGGCGCGCCTCGGCCCAGGTGGAGGTGACCGTCGACCGGCCCGGCCCGGGCTGGCGTGGCAGCGTGGGCGTGGTCACCACCCTGCTGGACCGGGTCGACTGGCGCCCGGATCGGACCGCCGCGCTGCTCTGCGGCCCCGAGGTGATGATCCGGCACACCGCCCGCGCGCTGCTCACCCGCGGCCTGCCCACGCGCCGGATCCAGGTGTCGCTGGAGCGGAACATGCGCTGCGGCACTGGCCACTGCGGTCACTGCCAGCTCGGGCCGCTGCTGCTGTGCCGGGATGGCCCGGTGGTCGGCTACGACCGCGCCCGGCCCCTGCTCGCCGTCAGGGAGCTGTGA
- a CDS encoding oxidoreductase, giving the protein MESDPRPSLAVWKFASCDGCQLTLLDCEDELLPLTDRVRITHFLEMSSAEESRERATLSGAGPYDLSLVDGSIATAEDVGRIHHIRRISRRLVTIGACATAGGIQALRNFADVEEFRAAVYASPEYIATLDTSTPISAHVPVDFELRGCPIDRGQLLEVITAFLAGRKPNVSGHSVCFECKRRGTTCITVAQGVPCLGPVTHAGCGALCPAYGRGCYGCFGPMVQPNLEAMVRELRHDGMTERDIVRVFRTFNAASPEYGPVPELAAQEATEPPAEEEPR; this is encoded by the coding sequence ATGGAATCCGACCCCCGCCCCTCCCTGGCCGTGTGGAAGTTCGCCTCGTGCGACGGCTGCCAGCTGACCCTGCTCGACTGCGAGGACGAACTGCTCCCGCTCACCGACCGGGTGCGCATCACCCACTTCCTGGAGATGTCCAGTGCGGAGGAGTCCCGGGAGCGGGCCACCCTGTCGGGGGCCGGACCGTATGACCTCTCCCTGGTGGACGGGTCCATCGCCACCGCCGAGGATGTCGGGCGCATCCACCACATCCGGCGGATCTCCCGTCGCCTGGTCACCATCGGCGCCTGCGCCACCGCGGGCGGCATCCAGGCCCTGCGCAACTTCGCGGACGTCGAGGAATTCCGGGCCGCGGTCTACGCCAGCCCGGAGTACATCGCGACACTGGACACCTCCACCCCCATCTCGGCGCATGTGCCGGTCGACTTCGAGTTGCGCGGCTGCCCGATCGACCGCGGCCAGCTGCTGGAGGTGATCACGGCGTTCCTGGCCGGGCGGAAGCCGAACGTCTCCGGTCACAGCGTCTGCTTCGAGTGCAAGCGGCGCGGCACGACCTGTATCACCGTCGCCCAGGGCGTCCCGTGTCTGGGGCCGGTCACCCATGCCGGGTGCGGCGCTCTCTGCCCCGCCTACGGGCGCGGCTGCTACGGCTGCTTCGGGCCGATGGTCCAACCCAACCTGGAGGCCATGGTGCGCGAGCTGCGGCACGACGGCATGACCGAGCGCGACATCGTGCGTGTCTTCCGCACCTTCAACGCGGCCTCGCCCGAATACGGCCCCGTACCCGAGCTCGCGGCCCAGGAGGCCACCGAGCCCCCGGCGGAAGAAGAGCCCCGATGA
- a CDS encoding Ni/Fe hydrogenase subunit alpha codes for MSHRGSRVLRLDALARVEGEASLHLAVRDGRVTEARLRIYEPPRFFEAFLVGRGHGEPPDITSRICGICPVAYQTTACQAIERACGVTVDGPLAELRRLLYYGEWIESQALHIHLLHAPDFLGHPSAVELAREHRAAVERGLRIKQAGNTVMEQLGGRAIHPINVRVGGFYHVPAPAELVPLTERLRRAHDDALETVRWVAGFDFPDAEYHGPLLAMCDPGRYAIDSGTPAVMAAVAGSNGPAPVRALPVEEFERRVVERQVSHSTALVSELDGHHYLTGSLARYAVSGRWLHPSALDAAREAGLGDPATGAVCRNPFRSIIVRAVEVAHAVAEALRIIDAYEPPSRSYVAVPPRPATGCAATEAPRGLLYHRYAMDADGTLTLARIVPPTAQNQAAIEDDLRRQVQSRLDRPGEPPGDEELTALCERAVRNHDPCISCSAHFLDLTVERG; via the coding sequence ATGAGCCACCGCGGATCCCGTGTGCTGCGTCTGGACGCACTCGCCCGGGTGGAGGGAGAGGCGTCCCTCCACCTGGCGGTGCGCGACGGGAGGGTCACCGAGGCGCGGCTGCGGATCTACGAGCCGCCGCGCTTCTTCGAGGCGTTCCTGGTCGGCCGCGGCCATGGCGAGCCACCCGACATCACCTCACGGATCTGCGGAATCTGCCCGGTCGCATACCAGACGACCGCATGTCAGGCCATCGAGCGGGCCTGCGGGGTGACGGTCGACGGACCACTCGCGGAACTGCGGAGGCTGCTCTACTACGGCGAATGGATCGAGAGCCAGGCCCTGCACATCCACCTGCTGCACGCACCCGACTTCCTCGGTCACCCCAGCGCCGTCGAACTCGCTCGCGAGCACCGCGCCGCCGTGGAGCGCGGCCTGAGGATCAAACAGGCGGGCAACACCGTCATGGAGCAGCTCGGCGGCCGCGCCATCCACCCGATCAACGTCCGGGTAGGAGGCTTCTACCACGTGCCCGCTCCGGCCGAACTCGTCCCGCTGACCGAGCGGCTGCGCCGGGCCCATGACGACGCGCTGGAGACCGTGCGCTGGGTGGCCGGCTTCGACTTCCCGGATGCCGAATACCACGGCCCGCTGCTGGCGATGTGCGACCCCGGTCGGTACGCCATCGACTCCGGAACCCCGGCCGTCATGGCCGCGGTGGCGGGCTCGAACGGCCCCGCCCCGGTACGAGCGCTTCCGGTGGAGGAGTTCGAGCGCCGTGTGGTCGAACGACAGGTTTCCCATTCGACCGCCCTGGTGTCCGAGCTGGACGGCCACCACTACCTGACCGGTTCACTGGCCCGGTACGCGGTCAGCGGACGGTGGCTCCACCCCTCGGCTCTCGACGCCGCGCGGGAGGCGGGGCTCGGCGATCCGGCCACCGGCGCGGTGTGCCGCAATCCCTTCCGGAGCATCATCGTCCGTGCCGTCGAGGTGGCCCATGCCGTGGCCGAGGCGCTGCGGATCATCGACGCCTACGAGCCGCCCTCCCGGTCGTACGTCGCGGTGCCACCGCGCCCGGCGACCGGCTGCGCGGCCACCGAGGCGCCGCGTGGGCTGCTCTACCACCGCTACGCCATGGACGCCGATGGCACCCTCACCCTGGCCCGTATCGTGCCGCCCACCGCGCAGAACCAGGCGGCCATCGAGGACGACCTGCGCCGCCAGGTGCAGTCCCGCCTGGACCGGCCGGGCGAGCCGCCCGGCGACGAGGAGCTGACCGCGCTGTGCGAGCGCGCCGTCCGCAACCACGACCCGTGCATCTCCTGTTCCGCGCACTTCCTGGACCTGACGGTGGAGCGCGGATGA
- a CDS encoding hydrogenase maturation protease encodes MTGRVVVIGVGNRFRRDDGAGPAVIEALRADPPKDTLLTDSDGEPGRMLGLWRPHDAVVVVEVVHAHPGKPGRLHTLTAERAARCAARSASTHALGLGETFALAAALDRMPRELTVHAVEGEDFGLGRGFSTAVADALPELIRHVAKAIDQAHDRLRCASALSDDRGSA; translated from the coding sequence ATGACGGGCCGGGTGGTGGTCATCGGAGTGGGCAATCGTTTCCGCCGGGACGACGGTGCCGGGCCGGCCGTCATCGAGGCCCTGCGCGCCGACCCGCCGAAGGACACGCTGCTGACCGACAGCGACGGTGAGCCCGGGCGGATGCTCGGCCTGTGGCGTCCTCACGACGCCGTCGTCGTGGTCGAGGTGGTGCACGCGCATCCTGGGAAGCCGGGGCGGCTGCACACGCTGACGGCGGAGCGGGCCGCGCGATGCGCCGCACGCTCCGCCAGCACCCACGCCCTCGGGCTCGGCGAGACCTTCGCCCTGGCCGCGGCGCTCGACCGGATGCCCAGGGAGCTGACGGTGCACGCGGTGGAAGGGGAGGACTTCGGCCTCGGCCGCGGGTTCAGCACCGCGGTGGCCGACGCGCTCCCCGAGTTGATCCGCCACGTGGCCAAGGCCATCGACCAGGCGCACGACCGGCTTCGGTGCGCGAGCGCGCTGAGCGACGATCGGGGAAGCGCATAG
- the hypF gene encoding carbamoyltransferase HypF: protein MKQPVVSGSATAEPDTKGSQRPVRRLVAVGGVVQGVGFRPFVHALATELGLSGQVANGPAGARIEIEGGSEAVAAFCNRLTADAPPLADIVSVTTSELRPTGGTGFVIVPSLMGHGRTLVPPDAATCDACLTELADPADRRHRHPFLTCTDCGPRFTITTAMPYDRATTTMAAFPMCPDCAAEYTDPSDRRFHAQPIACWACGPRLRLTGAVRREGGAALAEARRLLAAGAIVAVKGLGGYHLVCDATAPSAVGELRRRKARGDKPFAVMTPDADTAARLGHLRPAERRVLAERSRPIVLLRRRSPTPLAPQVCPGSPDIGVMLPYTPLHRLLFGLPGDPPGPGVLVVTSGNLSGEPLVTDDREAMLRLDGLADAWLWHDRPIVVACDDSVVRVRADGSPLPIRRSRGFAPARIRLPVPVRPVLAVGGDLKNTLCLAEGDAAWLSAHVGDMDSLSAQHAFERAESHLRALTGVEPVRIAADRHPGYRSARWALRDGRPLALVQHHHAHIASAMVEHGLDEPVLGIAFDGTGYGDDGAVWGGEVLLADYAGYRRLAHLAYVPLPGGDAAVRNPYRMALAHLRAAGLAWSPDLPCAATCPPEERRLLEAQLARGIACVPTSSVGRLFDAVSSLVGVCHRAGYEAQAAMELEAEAVTADEVRDGYPFALEDPAPLLAAIVADLRAGTAVPLIAARFHLAVAGAVRTACRKAHRSTGVRTVVLTGGVFANALLDGMCTAGLAEDGFTVLGHTVVPPGDGGLALGQAVVTARVAET from the coding sequence ATGAAACAGCCAGTGGTGTCCGGCTCCGCCACGGCGGAGCCGGACACCAAGGGTTCGCAACGGCCGGTCCGCCGCCTGGTGGCGGTCGGTGGCGTGGTGCAGGGAGTCGGCTTCCGGCCCTTCGTCCATGCCCTGGCCACCGAACTGGGCCTGTCCGGTCAGGTAGCCAACGGACCGGCCGGGGCACGGATCGAGATCGAGGGCGGCTCCGAGGCGGTGGCCGCCTTCTGCAACCGGCTGACGGCGGACGCACCCCCGCTGGCGGACATCGTCTCGGTGACCACCTCCGAGCTGCGCCCGACCGGCGGCACCGGTTTCGTGATCGTGCCCTCCCTAATGGGCCACGGCCGCACCCTGGTTCCGCCCGACGCCGCCACCTGTGACGCCTGCCTGACCGAGCTGGCCGATCCGGCCGACCGCCGCCACCGGCACCCGTTCCTCACCTGCACCGACTGCGGCCCACGCTTCACCATCACCACCGCCATGCCGTACGACCGGGCCACCACCACCATGGCGGCGTTCCCGATGTGCCCGGACTGCGCGGCGGAGTACACGGACCCATCCGACCGGCGGTTCCATGCCCAGCCCATCGCCTGCTGGGCCTGCGGGCCACGCCTGAGGCTCACCGGCGCCGTACGACGGGAGGGCGGGGCCGCGTTGGCCGAGGCCCGGCGGTTGTTGGCGGCCGGGGCGATCGTGGCGGTCAAGGGCCTCGGCGGCTATCACCTGGTCTGCGACGCCACCGCCCCGAGCGCCGTGGGCGAACTGCGACGCCGTAAGGCCCGTGGCGACAAGCCGTTCGCCGTGATGACCCCCGATGCCGACACCGCCGCCCGGCTCGGCCACCTCCGCCCGGCGGAGCGCCGCGTCCTGGCGGAGCGGTCCCGCCCCATCGTGCTGCTGCGCCGCCGATCCCCGACTCCGCTCGCCCCGCAGGTGTGTCCGGGGAGCCCGGACATCGGGGTGATGTTGCCCTACACCCCGTTGCACCGGCTCCTGTTCGGCCTTCCGGGCGATCCACCCGGTCCCGGCGTCCTGGTGGTGACCAGCGGGAACCTCTCCGGCGAGCCGCTGGTGACCGACGACCGGGAGGCGATGCTCCGTCTGGACGGGCTGGCCGACGCCTGGCTCTGGCACGACCGGCCCATCGTGGTGGCCTGCGACGACTCGGTGGTCCGGGTCCGCGCTGACGGTTCGCCCCTGCCGATCCGCCGCTCGCGCGGCTTCGCACCGGCGCGCATCCGCCTTCCGGTGCCCGTCCGTCCGGTCCTCGCGGTCGGCGGAGACCTGAAGAACACCCTGTGCCTGGCGGAGGGCGACGCCGCCTGGCTGTCCGCCCACGTCGGAGACATGGACAGCCTGTCCGCCCAGCACGCCTTCGAACGCGCCGAGAGCCACCTGCGGGCGCTCACCGGCGTCGAGCCGGTCCGCATCGCCGCCGACCGCCATCCTGGCTACCGGTCCGCGCGATGGGCACTGCGTGACGGCCGGCCGCTCGCCCTGGTCCAGCACCACCACGCGCACATCGCTTCCGCCATGGTCGAGCACGGGCTGGACGAACCGGTACTCGGTATCGCCTTCGACGGCACCGGCTACGGCGACGACGGGGCCGTATGGGGCGGCGAGGTGCTGCTGGCCGACTACGCGGGCTACCGCCGCCTGGCGCATCTGGCCTATGTGCCCCTGCCGGGCGGTGACGCGGCGGTGCGCAACCCGTATCGGATGGCACTGGCCCATCTGCGCGCGGCCGGGCTCGCCTGGTCACCCGACTTGCCGTGCGCCGCCACCTGCCCGCCCGAGGAACGTCGTCTGCTGGAGGCCCAGTTGGCACGCGGTATCGCGTGTGTGCCGACGTCCAGCGTGGGGCGGCTGTTCGACGCCGTGTCCTCGCTGGTGGGCGTCTGCCACCGGGCGGGGTACGAGGCTCAGGCCGCCATGGAGCTGGAGGCCGAGGCCGTGACCGCCGACGAGGTGCGGGACGGCTACCCCTTCGCGCTCGAGGATCCCGCACCGCTGCTGGCGGCGATCGTGGCCGATCTCCGTGCGGGTACGGCGGTTCCGCTGATCGCCGCCCGCTTCCATCTGGCGGTCGCCGGCGCGGTCCGCACGGCCTGCCGGAAGGCACATCGGAGCACGGGCGTGCGGACGGTCGTCCTCACCGGCGGCGTGTTCGCCAACGCCCTCCTGGACGGGATGTGCACCGCCGGGCTGGCCGAGGACGGATTCACCGTCCTCGGGCACACGGTGGTCCCGCCCGGTGACGGCGGCCTGGCCCTGGGACAGGCGGTCGTCACCGCCCGTGTCGCCGAGACGTGA
- a CDS encoding HypC/HybG/HupF family hydrogenase formation chaperone, with protein sequence MCLAVPGRVVGIEERDGTPMARVDFGGVVKDVCLAYLPEIEVGEYAIVHVGFAIQRLDEESALATLRLFERIGALDEEFGDAWAHAAAEAESAPEEENR encoded by the coding sequence ATGTGCCTGGCGGTACCCGGCCGCGTGGTCGGCATCGAGGAACGGGACGGCACGCCCATGGCGCGGGTCGATTTCGGCGGGGTGGTCAAGGACGTCTGCCTCGCCTATCTACCGGAGATCGAGGTCGGTGAGTACGCGATCGTCCATGTCGGCTTCGCGATCCAGCGGCTCGACGAGGAATCCGCCCTGGCCACCCTCCGGCTCTTCGAGCGAATCGGGGCGCTGGACGAAGAGTTCGGCGATGCCTGGGCACATGCGGCGGCCGAGGCGGAAAGCGCGCCCGAGGAGGAGAACCGGTGA